The following coding sequences lie in one Salarias fasciatus chromosome 7 unlocalized genomic scaffold, fSalaFa1.1 super_scaffold_4, whole genome shotgun sequence genomic window:
- the LOC115382551 gene encoding Golgi phosphoprotein 3 codes for MTSLTQRSSGLVQRRTEAIRSAAADKEKESAAEEDEARRGEEEDDDTGDSKETRLTLMEEVLLLGLKDREGYTSFWNDCISSGLRGCMLVELALRGRLSLEPCGVRRKSLLSRKVICKSDAPTGDVLLDEALKHIKETQPPESVQSWIELLSGETWNPLKLHYQLRNVRERLAKNLVEKGVLTTEKQNFLLFDMTTHPLTNSTIKQRLVKKVQDSVLEKWVNDPQRMDKRVLALILLAHSSDVLENAFAPLQDEQYDLGMKRVHTLLELEPEKESAKPSANELMWAVVAAFTK; via the exons ATGACTTCCCTCACGCAGAGATCGTCGGGCCTCGTCCAGCGGAGGACCGAGGCCatccgcagcgccgccgccgacaAGGAGAAGGAGTCCgcggcggaggaggacgaggcgcGCCGcggggaggaggaagacgacgaCACGGGGGACTCGAAGGAGACCAGGCTGACCCTCAtggaggaggtgctgctgctgggcctgaAGGACCGAGAG GGCTACACCTCCTTCTGGAACGACTGCATCTCGTCGGGCCTGCGGGGCTGCATGCTGGTGGAGCTGGCCCTGCGGGGCCGGCTGAGCCTGGAGCCCTGCGGCGTGAGGAGGAAGAGCCTGCTGTCCAGGAAG GTCATCTGTAAGTCGGACGCCCCGACGGGAGACGTGCTgctggacgaggccttgaagcaCATCAAGGAGACGCAGCCTCCGGAGAGCGTGCAGAGCTGGATCGAGCTGCTGAGCG GGGAGACCTGGAACCCCCTCAAGCTGCACTACCAGCTGAGGAACGTCCGGGAGCGCCTGGCCAAGAACCTGGTGGAGAAAGGCGTCCTGACCACGGAGAAGCAGAACTTCCTGCTGTTCGACATGACCACACACCCGCTCACCAACAGCACCATCAAGCAG CGTCTCGTCAAGAAGGTCCAGGACTCGGTGCTGGAGAAGTGGGTCAACGACCCGCAGCGCATGGACAAGCGGGTTCTGGCGCTGATCCTGCTGGCCCACTCGTCCGACGTGCTGGAGAACGCCTTCGCGCCGCTGCAGGACGAGCAGTACGACCTGGGCATGAAGCGGGTGCACaccctgctggagctggagcccgAGAAGGAGAGCGCCAAGCCCAGCGCCAACGAACTCATGTGGGCCGTGGTGGCGGCCTTCACCAAATGA